The following proteins come from a genomic window of Deltaproteobacteria bacterium:
- the amrB gene encoding AmmeMemoRadiSam system protein B, translating to MRHWLLTLTVFLAMACSYKNSEAESSSKIKPSGHTRIAKYAGSWYPETAAELNSILEQYLAEVSLSFSSSTLVAAIVPHAGLRFSGKVAAHVYAHIRQHPPKRIFILGPSHRAAFNGIALPASDLQAYATPLGDLQIDQTAVELLRKHHEFNGPNNVHESEHSIEMQTIFIAKVAPGVKIIPLVVGTIGSIENSQNISATIKQLLQPDDLVIVSSDFTHYGNNYGFLPFTSDIPKQLQNLADKATIALSTPNADAFTKHIKTTHDTICGREAILILLGLLPQNIHSKRLAFDTSGHMLGDYTNSVSYLAYAYSLPSGWPSASKLAHNDSSDNILDIKQQQLALAIARKTLSLVLAHENPPSATILGVPDDAVWHQKYGTFVTLTKTGKLRGCIGHIMPILPLWQDIRDNAISAALDDPRFNSVTLNELSDLDIEISILSSPQKIAQPLDFKIGKHGIILNYLGRRAVFLPQVAPEQGWDQLTTLQYLSLKAGLSNDAWQSPQASFEVFTAQVFSEKHLKQMSH from the coding sequence ATGCGTCATTGGTTACTAACTCTAACGGTCTTTTTAGCTATGGCATGTTCTTATAAAAATTCAGAAGCTGAATCATCATCTAAAATTAAACCTAGTGGTCATACACGTATTGCTAAATATGCTGGTAGTTGGTACCCAGAAACTGCTGCTGAGTTAAATTCGATTCTTGAACAATATCTCGCAGAAGTTTCACTTAGTTTTTCTTCGAGTACGCTGGTTGCAGCTATCGTGCCACACGCGGGTCTTCGTTTTAGTGGCAAAGTCGCAGCGCATGTATATGCTCATATACGTCAGCATCCGCCCAAGCGAATTTTTATTTTAGGCCCTTCACATCGAGCTGCTTTCAACGGTATTGCCTTACCTGCCAGTGATCTACAAGCTTATGCAACCCCGCTTGGAGATTTGCAAATTGATCAAACCGCAGTAGAGCTTTTACGAAAACATCATGAATTTAATGGCCCTAATAATGTTCATGAGTCGGAACATAGTATTGAAATGCAGACTATTTTTATAGCTAAAGTTGCACCAGGGGTTAAAATAATCCCTTTAGTGGTGGGTACTATTGGCTCTATTGAGAATAGTCAAAATATTTCTGCTACAATTAAACAATTGCTACAACCTGATGATCTTGTAATAGTAAGTAGTGATTTCACCCATTATGGTAATAACTATGGCTTTTTGCCTTTCACATCTGACATTCCAAAACAATTACAAAATCTTGCAGATAAAGCTACTATCGCATTAAGCACTCCTAATGCAGATGCTTTTACTAAACATATAAAAACAACCCATGATACCATTTGTGGACGTGAGGCTATTTTAATTTTATTAGGTTTATTACCTCAAAATATTCATAGTAAAAGATTAGCCTTCGATACTAGTGGACATATGTTAGGCGATTATACAAATTCTGTAAGCTATCTCGCCTATGCATATAGTTTGCCATCAGGTTGGCCTAGCGCCTCAAAATTAGCCCATAACGATTCTTCTGATAATATACTTGATATCAAACAACAACAGCTAGCATTAGCAATTGCTCGTAAAACACTTTCTCTAGTTCTTGCTCATGAAAATCCACCTTCGGCTACAATACTTGGCGTGCCCGATGATGCTGTTTGGCACCAAAAATATGGCACTTTTGTAACCTTAACTAAAACTGGTAAATTGCGTGGCTGTATAGGTCATATCATGCCAATTTTGCCATTATGGCAAGATATTCGTGATAATGCGATATCTGCAGCGTTAGATGACCCTCGTTTTAATTCTGTAACTCTCAATGAATTATCTGATCTTGACATAGAAATCAGTATTTTAAGCTCACCACAAAAAATCGCTCAGCCTTTAGATTTTAAAATAGGTAAACATGGTATTATATTAAACTATTTAGGTAGACGAGCGGTATTCTTACCACAAGTAGCTCCTGAACAAGGTTGGGATCAACTAACTACTTTACAATATTTATCATTAAAAGCCGGTCTTTCAAACGACGCTTGGCAATCACCACAAGCAAGTTTTGAAGTATTCACTGCACAGGTATTTAGTGAAAAACACTTAAAACAAATGTCACATTAA